In the genome of Persephonella sp. KM09-Lau-8, one region contains:
- the dprA gene encoding DNA-processing protein DprA — MSIIDYIEFSFIKGVGNRTIKRIYEEFGNLSTPLKNPEILIEKFGKSVYQLVKNRPLELRERAEKEYQLALKKGFNLVSLADEEYPQLLKEIPDPPVYIYYTGKLPDNRSISIVGSRKFSSYGKTITTKLVEQLVNDGICIISGFAAGIDSIAHSVTLENGGHTVAVLGNGIDQIFPNENKKLYEKIIENGCLISEFPIGTKASKYTFPIRNRIIAGLSYGTVITEAGEKSGALITAKYANEYGRVVFSVPTNITNPYGRGNNLLIKEGAIPLTEIEDIYEHIPYLNKNNFTENIQLSEEEKKILNAMTEPVHIDTVVEKTGIPYDRLINLIFEMELKDLISSNDGMYIRKI, encoded by the coding sequence ATGTCTATTATAGACTACATTGAGTTTTCTTTCATAAAAGGAGTGGGAAACAGGACTATCAAACGGATATATGAAGAATTTGGAAATCTCTCAACACCTCTAAAAAATCCTGAAATTTTGATTGAAAAGTTTGGAAAATCAGTTTATCAGCTTGTTAAAAATAGACCTCTGGAATTAAGGGAAAGAGCAGAAAAGGAGTATCAGCTTGCTTTAAAAAAGGGATTTAATCTTGTATCTCTGGCCGATGAAGAGTATCCACAGCTTTTAAAAGAAATACCTGACCCACCTGTTTATATTTATTACACAGGTAAACTTCCAGATAACAGGAGCATTTCTATTGTAGGAAGTAGAAAGTTTTCTTCTTATGGCAAAACTATAACCACTAAACTTGTTGAACAGCTTGTTAATGATGGTATCTGTATTATTTCAGGGTTTGCTGCAGGAATTGATAGTATAGCCCATAGTGTTACTCTTGAAAATGGGGGGCATACAGTTGCAGTTCTGGGAAATGGTATAGACCAGATTTTTCCTAATGAGAATAAAAAACTTTATGAAAAGATAATAGAAAATGGCTGTTTAATTTCTGAATTTCCAATAGGAACAAAGGCTTCTAAGTATACATTTCCCATTAGAAATAGGATAATAGCAGGCTTATCCTATGGCACTGTTATTACAGAAGCAGGAGAAAAATCAGGGGCATTAATAACGGCAAAATATGCTAATGAATATGGTAGAGTGGTTTTTTCTGTTCCTACAAACATAACAAATCCTTATGGCAGAGGAAATAATCTTCTAATAAAAGAGGGTGCTATTCCTTTAACTGAGATTGAGGATATTTATGAACATATTCCGTATTTAAACAAAAATAATTTTACGGAAAATATTCAACTTTCAGAAGAAGAAAAGAAAATACTAAACGCTATGACCGAACCTGTCCATATCGATACTGTTGTTGAAAAAACAGGAATTCCTTATGACAGACTAATAAATCTTATTTTTGAAATGGAACTGAAAGATTTAATATCAAGTAACGATGGGATGTATATTAGAAAAATTTAG
- a CDS encoding HigA family addiction module antitoxin has translation MNLKEFKEALKKQQRLETISITQLEREPTHPGEILEEEFMKPLGLSQSQLARELGVSIRAVNEIVNKKRGITPEMAIRLAERFGTTPEFWLGLQMDYDLWKAYNKPNRKFKKRPKAIKQN, from the coding sequence ATGAACTTGAAAGAATTCAAGGAAGCTTTAAAAAAACAGCAACGATTGGAAACAATTTCTATTACACAGCTTGAAAGAGAACCTACCCATCCAGGGGAAATTCTTGAAGAAGAATTTATGAAGCCCTTAGGTCTTTCCCAATCTCAATTGGCGCGAGAACTTGGTGTTAGTATAAGAGCTGTTAATGAAATAGTAAATAAAAAAAGAGGTATAACTCCTGAAATGGCTATAAGATTGGCAGAAAGATTTGGAACAACTCCAGAGTTTTGGCTTGGACTACAGATGGATTATGATTTATGGAAAGCCTATAATAAACCTAATAGAAAATTCAAAAAAAGACCTAAAGCAATCAAACAAAACTAA
- a CDS encoding GTPase, which produces MEKPREWLREKSIAKKVLSQANVIFEVVDARIPQETRNKVVEQLAKERNKKLYIILNKADLVPKDFVEKAKKQISQEYPAIVFSAHKNIGKKELEKVIKELAKEKKIIKIGVLGYPNVGKSSLINTLKKKKVATTSPKPGMTRGEKLIRLDKNVYLIDTPGIITLEFQEDLALKGSWIPEKLEQPVEVAYKFIEKILQHRPQALREAYGIEPDEDPLKTLEKIGEKLNYRVSGGGVDLDRTAKKVLWDWIKGHIKAFWL; this is translated from the coding sequence ATGGAAAAACCAAGGGAGTGGCTCAGGGAAAAAAGTATAGCAAAAAAGGTTTTATCCCAGGCAAATGTTATATTTGAAGTAGTTGATGCCAGAATACCACAGGAAACAAGAAACAAAGTTGTTGAGCAGCTTGCAAAAGAAAGGAATAAAAAACTGTATATCATCCTGAACAAAGCAGATTTAGTGCCTAAAGATTTTGTTGAAAAAGCAAAAAAACAGATATCCCAGGAATATCCTGCTATTGTTTTTTCAGCACATAAAAATATAGGAAAAAAAGAGCTGGAAAAAGTTATAAAAGAACTTGCAAAAGAAAAGAAAATAATAAAAATCGGGGTGCTGGGGTATCCAAATGTTGGCAAATCCTCCTTAATAAACACCCTTAAAAAGAAAAAAGTAGCAACAACATCCCCAAAACCGGGAATGACAAGGGGAGAAAAGCTGATAAGACTGGACAAAAATGTATATCTGATAGATACTCCGGGGATTATAACCCTTGAATTTCAGGAAGACCTTGCATTAAAAGGTTCATGGATACCTGAAAAATTAGAACAGCCTGTAGAGGTTGCATACAAATTCATAGAAAAAATACTACAGCACAGACCACAGGCTCTTAGAGAAGCTTATGGTATAGAGCCTGATGAAGACCCTTTAAAAACCCTTGAAAAAATAGGAGAAAAACTTAATTACAGAGTATCCGGTGGAGGCGTAGATTTAGATAGAACAGCAAAGAAAGTATTATGGGATTGGATAAAAGGGCATATCAAAGCCTTCTGGCTTTAG
- a CDS encoding PilZ domain-containing protein, with product MEETKSYWKLIGWLKKQKKINVVIFYEEIPVNGILELETVDEAHRQIIWKNDPKLLPVLQYERVLFFKKDEEIFTLSVISYDDKEIATTFPEIATEPKLNRSYVRVKVSPEDDIKIMIENKELKVEDISEAGIGISGKKEEIAHLQVGKEYEFLLRIKNEIMKLKGVIVHKETDRAGIKITDISLKDQDKIARYIMNRQREIARKIFMFKA from the coding sequence ATGGAAGAAACAAAATCATACTGGAAGCTTATAGGATGGTTAAAAAAACAGAAAAAGATTAATGTTGTTATTTTTTATGAGGAAATTCCTGTAAATGGTATTTTAGAGCTTGAAACCGTTGATGAGGCTCACAGACAGATAATATGGAAGAATGACCCTAAACTGCTGCCTGTTTTGCAGTATGAAAGGGTTTTATTTTTTAAAAAGGATGAAGAGATATTCACTCTGTCAGTTATATCATATGATGATAAGGAGATTGCCACAACATTTCCAGAAATAGCCACAGAACCTAAACTTAACAGGTCTTATGTCCGAGTAAAAGTTTCCCCTGAAGATGATATAAAAATAATGATAGAAAACAAGGAATTAAAAGTTGAAGATATAAGCGAGGCAGGAATAGGCATATCAGGTAAAAAGGAAGAAATAGCTCATCTACAGGTAGGCAAAGAGTATGAATTTCTACTTCGAATAAAAAATGAAATCATGAAACTCAAAGGCGTTATTGTCCATAAAGAAACAGACAGAGCCGGTATTAAAATTACAGATATATCTCTTAAAGACCAGGATAAAATTGCCAGATATATAATGAATAGACAGAGGGAGATAGCCAGAAAGATTTTTATGTTTAAGGCCTAA
- a CDS encoding type II toxin-antitoxin system RelE/ParE family toxin — MIKTFLDKDTEKLYRYGKNKKFPPNIWKRAIRKLDMLRRAKDLNDLKIPPSNRLEALKGDSEGFYSIRINDQYRIIFRFENGDAYDVAIVDYH; from the coding sequence TTGATAAAGACTTTTCTTGATAAGGACACTGAAAAACTTTATAGGTATGGCAAAAATAAAAAATTCCCCCCGAACATTTGGAAAAGGGCGATAAGGAAATTAGATATGCTTAGAAGAGCTAAGGATTTAAATGATTTAAAAATTCCACCCTCAAATAGACTGGAAGCATTAAAGGGGGATTCAGAAGGATTCTATAGTATACGAATAAATGACCAATATAGGATTATATTTAGATTTGAAAATGGTGATGCTTATGATGTTGCCATCGTAGATTATCATTAA
- the lptD gene encoding LPS assembly protein LptD, producing the protein MLCSLVVYSFGKTPVSIEAENIYRENDGKIIAIGDVVVKYKNETLKADKIIYDQLQKKIYLYGHIRVKTPKYDLTGTEGWIDEKGYYGEFKNVKGVIDGRYYIKAERVKKEKNKYHFYNGEFSTCSFDNYDWYFKTKKGILIEKKEIVFYNISLRFCKIPVFFSPYFSYPATSRKTGLLFPEIGNDSYNDFKIIQPFFLVLTRHSDMTFTFDYRNQQGKGLDIQYRNRFSSDEFYTGDFIVFNENDPDGKWWQGRKGKKLRNRWRVHGKLYKQWNDFDIYFKYDIPSDPYFFEDIYNSTDLRYKAYTKTQLIALMDKRNYTVELNFDFLYDLSRISNEETLQRLPEFRFYLKKRKPFENIPFYFDFLSVNTNFYREEGVSGIRSDNTLNLQLYNNFRSFSNTLSFSPRATWYMLSEKVNGNKNPTRNIFKIEDRIRHLSSKEYEKFTHSIIPEIKIYHVSKVNQEKLPYFDREDRVKDAKDIDFSLYNILSFKDTQDFLSWEISTGYTLNNYYYLGNNRLDGHRKPLRNKIYFSINGYSGENTLYYDFYFNQIVRSISSISIPVTSWLRYSVSHSFDKGLFEGSQSTNQVNQTLSLTLKNIIISGSILNNIRDGYVQRKSLKFTLDRKCWRLRVDYREDFNKDTGKTFSSVYVYINILRTDIKLPFVSREL; encoded by the coding sequence TTGCTGTGTAGTCTTGTTGTTTATTCTTTTGGGAAAACCCCTGTTTCTATTGAGGCAGAAAATATATACAGAGAAAATGACGGCAAAATAATAGCTATTGGAGATGTGGTTGTCAAATACAAAAATGAAACCCTTAAAGCAGACAAAATTATATATGACCAGCTCCAGAAAAAGATATATCTATATGGACATATTAGAGTAAAAACTCCTAAATATGACCTGACTGGAACAGAAGGCTGGATTGACGAAAAGGGCTATTATGGAGAATTTAAAAATGTTAAGGGTGTTATAGACGGCCGTTATTACATAAAAGCCGAGAGGGTAAAAAAGGAAAAAAACAAATACCACTTTTATAATGGCGAGTTTTCCACCTGTTCTTTTGATAACTATGACTGGTATTTTAAAACCAAAAAGGGAATTTTAATTGAAAAAAAAGAGATAGTTTTTTATAACATTTCCCTCAGATTTTGTAAAATTCCTGTCTTTTTCTCGCCATATTTTTCTTATCCTGCAACCTCAAGGAAAACAGGTTTATTATTCCCTGAAATAGGAAATGATAGCTATAACGATTTTAAGATAATTCAGCCATTTTTTCTTGTTTTAACAAGGCATTCTGATATGACTTTTACATTTGATTACCGTAATCAACAGGGAAAAGGACTTGATATCCAGTATAGAAACAGATTTTCATCTGATGAGTTTTATACAGGGGATTTTATCGTTTTTAATGAAAATGATCCTGATGGAAAATGGTGGCAGGGAAGAAAAGGTAAAAAGCTGAGAAACAGATGGAGAGTCCACGGGAAATTATATAAGCAATGGAATGATTTTGATATCTATTTTAAGTATGATATCCCCAGTGACCCTTACTTCTTTGAGGATATTTATAATTCAACCGACCTGAGATATAAAGCCTATACCAAAACCCAGCTTATAGCCCTTATGGATAAAAGAAATTACACTGTAGAACTGAATTTTGATTTCCTATATGACCTGTCAAGAATTTCCAATGAGGAAACTCTCCAAAGACTTCCTGAATTCAGGTTTTATCTGAAAAAAAGAAAACCATTTGAGAATATTCCATTCTATTTTGATTTTCTGTCTGTAAATACAAATTTTTACAGGGAAGAGGGAGTTTCAGGAATAAGAAGTGATAACACCCTTAACCTACAACTTTATAACAACTTCAGGAGTTTTTCTAACACTCTGAGTTTTTCACCCCGGGCAACATGGTATATGCTTTCTGAAAAGGTAAATGGCAATAAAAATCCTACCAGAAATATATTTAAAATAGAGGATAGGATAAGACATTTATCATCTAAAGAATATGAGAAATTTACCCATTCTATAATTCCCGAAATAAAGATATACCATGTATCCAAAGTAAATCAGGAAAAATTGCCCTACTTTGATAGGGAAGACAGGGTAAAGGATGCCAAGGATATAGATTTTTCCCTTTACAATATACTTAGTTTTAAGGATACACAGGACTTTTTATCATGGGAAATTTCAACAGGATATACGTTAAATAATTATTACTATCTGGGAAATAACAGGCTGGACGGACATAGAAAACCTTTAAGAAACAAAATTTATTTCAGTATAAATGGATATTCAGGGGAAAATACATTGTATTATGATTTTTACTTTAATCAGATAGTCAGGTCTATCAGCTCTATATCTATCCCTGTTACCAGCTGGTTAAGATATTCTGTTTCCCATTCCTTTGACAAAGGATTATTTGAAGGCAGCCAGAGCACAAATCAGGTTAATCAGACTCTATCTTTAACTTTAAAAAATATAATAATTTCAGGTAGTATTTTGAATAATATAAGAGACGGCTATGTTCAGAGAAAAAGTCTGAAATTTACACTTGATAGAAAATGCTGGAGACTGAGAGTTGATTACAGAGAGGATTTCAACAAGGATACTGGAAAAACATTTAGCTCAGTTTATGTTTATATAAATATCCTCAGGACAGATATAAAACTACCTTTTGTTAGCAGAGAGCTGTGA